Part of the Ruegeria sp. AD91A genome, CGCGCTCTTCCAGTTGGTCGCGGGTCATGCCCGCGCCCCGCAGGAAACCCTCAATCGCTTTGTCCGGCGCGCCGACCTTGGGTCCTTTGCGCTCTTCCCGGATTGTCGGGCTTTGCGCCAGCAGACCTTCCACCGCCAATGTCAGACGGCGGGGTGTCGTCAGGGTGGCAGCGCTTGAATAAGTCAAGCCAGCCTCGACCAGACCATCAGCAATCCGCTTTTTCAGATCCTCACCTGCTCGCGCTTGCATCCGCGCAGGAATCTCTTCGGAAAACAGTTCGATCAGCAAGTCGGGCATTGTCGGTCCTTAGAAATTTACGATCGTCTGAATGACGATGGCATTTGCGATATCCACAAAGAAGGCGGATACAAGGGGCAGCACGATAAAGGCAATAGGCGAAGGCCCATATCGCTTGGTTACCGCGGTCATATTTGCAATCGCCGTGGGTGTGGCGCCCAAGGCAAATCCCCCGAAGCCCGCTGCCAGCACCGCCCCCCGATAGTTCGAGCCCATCAAGGGAAACAGAACCCAAATCACGAAAACGACCGTGAACAGAGTTTGCGCCGACATGATCACGGCAATTGCCATGCCCAATTCCGCGATGGTCCACAACTGCAGGCTCATCAATGACATTGCCAGAAAAGCACCAAGAGCGAATTCAGACAGCAATGCCAGTGACGGTGTACGCGCAACCGGCGGCGCCGACGGAGCGATGGCCGCTCGGACATTGGAGATCACGATGCCCATGATCAGACAGGGCACAAACAGCGGCAGTTTCAGCCCCGCTGCCGAAATCGCCTCGCCCAGCGCATAGCCCAGAATAATCGCAAGGTTCAGATGCAGCAGCACGCGCATAATGGTCATGTGGTCAATATCGGTGGCCACGGTCGTTTCTTCCGGCAGTCCGACCGTATGTTCTTCGTCAGGGCGGTCCGGCGACAGGCCTCGTGTTTCCACCAGAAGACGGGCGATGGGGCCACCCACCAGCGCTGCAAGCACCAGACCAAGCGTTGCCACAGCAACGCCAAGTTCGGTTGCACCGTCCAGACCCGTTGCGCCGGCCACTTCGGGTGCCCATGCGATTGCGGTTCCGTGTCCACCAATCAATGCGGCCGAACCGAACAGAACGCCAGCTTGCACCGGATAGCCAAACAAGGAAGCCCCCGCCGCGCCTATAACGTTCTGCGCAACGATCGTAACAAGCGTCAAAATCAGCAGGATCACCAGAGGCTTACCACCGGCAATCAAGTCAGAAAGCCGCGCGTTCAATCCGATTCCGGCAAAGAACAGAACCAGCAGAGCGTCCCTGGTCTGCAACTCGAATGACAGCTCAACATTGGCAACGAGATAGAGAAGCAAGACCACGAGCGAGGCCAAAAGGCCGCCTGTGACCGGTTCAGGAATGTTGAACTGTCTTAGAACCGCGACTTTGCTGTTAATCCGGGCACCTAACAAATACACCGCAAATCCCAGAGTTGCAGTAATGAAGTCCGGGATCAAAACGGCGTCGGCCATGGTTTTCCTCAGTTATCAGGCTGTTTTGGGCACTCCTCACCCACTACCGTACCGTCATAGGCTTTTTCACCGCAATTGTTCAACGCGTGCCAGACATACCCCTTGCCGTCCTTGGCAACCGCCACAATTCGGTCGACGCCGAAATGGATGTTTTTCACACCCAAGAACGCCTGAGCCTGACCTGATTTCAGCGCATCGCCTAGCGACACGGCGTCGTAACAGTCAAACCAACCCGGCGCGGTCAATGGTTCGGGGTTTTCGACAGGAATAAATCCGGCCATCTGATCCGGTTTTAGATCCGTTTCAAAACAGCCGCGGTAGCGGATCGGAGAACTGTCTGCGTCGATCGCCTGAAACTCTGAATAGGGGATCGGGACCGGCGTATCGCCTTCTTCCGTCATCAGGACCACGTCCTGACCGGGTTGCGCTTCGACCTCATAGTAGAAACCGTAGATCTGCAAATAATACATTCCGGCCCCGGCGACCAGGGCCGACAGCAACAGGACAATTGACAGCAGTTTTCCCGTCATCTCTTAAACCGCCTCTTTCAAGTTCTTGTAAAATAGGACAGGTTTCATCCGGGTACAGGCATTAATGAGGTCAACACCATGGATTCCACGCTTGCTGTCGGTTTTTTCGGCGCATTGTTTGCGATCATGAACCCGGTTACCAACCTGCCGGTGTTTCTGAGCGTCACTCAGGACCTGCCTGCCGCCGACCAGCGCAAGATTGCGGTGAAGACGGTGATCTATTGCCTGATCCTTGGTGGTGCCTTTGCGCTGGTTGGAAGTCAAGCACTTGGCCTTTTTGGCATCAGCGTCAATCACCTGCGCGTCGCCGGAGGCCTGGTCGTCATGATGATCGGCCTCAACATGCTGAACGGAAACGAAAGCACCTCTCACCACGGAACGAAGGGAGAGAAGGAGGCTTACCCCGAACCAGACACTGTGGCCTTTTACCCGCTGGCCTTTCCTATCCTGGTGGGCCCCGGCACGATAACCACCCTGATCCTGTATGCACATCAGGTCAAAACTCCGGTCGAAGCCTTTGTTTATGCAGGAGTATTCCTCACCATAGTTGGCCTGCTTCTGATCACGTTCTGGAACGCCGCGTGGCTGGCTGAACGATTGTCCAGCAACGCGCGCGTGATCATGAGCCGCTTCATGGGCATGATCCTTGCCGCCATTGCCGTCAGCATGATCGCAGACGGACTCAAAGCACTTTTGCCCGGACTGGCCTGATTGCCTCATCAGGCCTGAAACCCGGCGGCCTCGGTCTGCACGAATGCATCCGCACATTGTTTGGCCAGCGCCCGAACTCGCCCGATATAGGCCTGCCGTTCTGTCACTGAGATTACCCCGCGCGCGTCCAGCAGGTTGAAGATGTGACTCGCCTTGATGCATTGATCATAGGCGGGATGCGCCATGATGATGCGTTTGCCAGTCTTGGGGTCCACATCCTCCTGCGCCAGAATGGCGGCGCACTCGACTTCGGCCTCTTCGAAGTGGCGCAGCAGGACCTCGGTGTTCGCGACATCGAAGTTCCAGCGGGCGTATTCCTCTTCGGTCTGCTTGAAGATATCGCCGTATGTTAAAGGGCTGGGCGACTGGGGATCGTTGAACGGCATGTCCATCACGTGATCAATGCCCAGAACATACATGGCCAGACGCTCAAGCCCATAGGTCAGTTCGCCTGACACCGGTGCGCAGTCATGCCCGC contains:
- a CDS encoding DUF6446 family protein; amino-acid sequence: MTGKLLSIVLLLSALVAGAGMYYLQIYGFYYEVEAQPGQDVVLMTEEGDTPVPIPYSEFQAIDADSSPIRYRGCFETDLKPDQMAGFIPVENPEPLTAPGWFDCYDAVSLGDALKSGQAQAFLGVKNIHFGVDRIVAVAKDGKGYVWHALNNCGEKAYDGTVVGEECPKQPDN
- a CDS encoding MarC family protein, which encodes MDSTLAVGFFGALFAIMNPVTNLPVFLSVTQDLPAADQRKIAVKTVIYCLILGGAFALVGSQALGLFGISVNHLRVAGGLVVMMIGLNMLNGNESTSHHGTKGEKEAYPEPDTVAFYPLAFPILVGPGTITTLILYAHQVKTPVEAFVYAGVFLTIVGLLLITFWNAAWLAERLSSNARVIMSRFMGMILAAIAVSMIADGLKALLPGLA
- the gltS gene encoding sodium/glutamate symporter, which translates into the protein MADAVLIPDFITATLGFAVYLLGARINSKVAVLRQFNIPEPVTGGLLASLVVLLLYLVANVELSFELQTRDALLVLFFAGIGLNARLSDLIAGGKPLVILLILTLVTIVAQNVIGAAGASLFGYPVQAGVLFGSAALIGGHGTAIAWAPEVAGATGLDGATELGVAVATLGLVLAALVGGPIARLLVETRGLSPDRPDEEHTVGLPEETTVATDIDHMTIMRVLLHLNLAIILGYALGEAISAAGLKLPLFVPCLIMGIVISNVRAAIAPSAPPVARTPSLALLSEFALGAFLAMSLMSLQLWTIAELGMAIAVIMSAQTLFTVVFVIWVLFPLMGSNYRGAVLAAGFGGFALGATPTAIANMTAVTKRYGPSPIAFIVLPLVSAFFVDIANAIVIQTIVNF
- a CDS encoding glycine--tRNA ligase subunit alpha translates to MTEPTSAPRSFQEIILRLQTYWASKGCAILQPYDMEVGAGTFHPATTLRALGSKAWAAAYVQPSRRPTDGRYGENPNRLQHYYQYQVLIKPSPPDLQELYLGSLQAIGIDMDLHDIRFVEDDWESPTLGAWGLGWEVWCDGMEVSQFTYFQQVGGHDCAPVSGELTYGLERLAMYVLGIDHVMDMPFNDPQSPSPLTYGDIFKQTEEEYARWNFDVANTEVLLRHFEEAEVECAAILAQEDVDPKTGKRIIMAHPAYDQCIKASHIFNLLDARGVISVTERQAYIGRVRALAKQCADAFVQTEAAGFQA